The DNA window GGGTGGCCGGATGGGGTGAGTGGCATGATGCTGTGGTGGTCTCCACCCTGCTGGTCTTGACCATAGTTGTTTCAGCCATGGTGGTCATGTCATGCGGTGGTTTTGACCATGGTGGGAGATCATCATCTGATTGGTTGGAGACCGCTGTGGTGCCCACCCTGGCGTCTCAACCGTCGTGGCCTCAACCACAGTGGTCACCATGGTTGAGACCACCAGGGTAGAGACCATTGGGGTGGAGAACATTGCACCACCATGGCTTCCACCGTGGTGTTCTCAACCATGGTGGTCTTGACAGCAGTGGTCTTTATTATGGTGGTCTCCAGCTTGGTGGGCTTAACCATGATGGTCTCAACCATGGTGGTCTCAATGCTACAGCAGTCTCCTCCACAGGGAAGCCGTGGGCAGCAGGGCAAAGGTGCCTGCGCTGAGCGATGTTGTTGTGTCCCCACACTTGTGAAGTTTGGCCCTGGCATTATTTGAGGCTGTAATGAGGTGTTGCGTGGCTTCACTCTCCCCCTGAGTTGGAGGCAGCAGTTCCAGGGAACCTTTAGTTGGAGGCAGCAGTTCCAGGGAACCTTTGTCCTACGGGACACTCCCTGAGGGAACTTTACCCCTGCACCAGCGTACCAGAACCAGCCTTCCCAGGAGCCTCTCAGAAGCTGCATAGAGCAGCTGAGCAGGGGCATGCATGGGGCTGGAGGCTGTGGGCACCACTAGGCTGGGGATGCTTCACCTGGTGCGGAAACAAGTGGTGGAGCATTCTgcggtggggctggaggggttcCTGCTGTGCTTGCTCTGAGTGAAGGTTTCCCGTGGGTGGGGAATGTAAATCCATCAGCCCCTCATAAGCAGAACCATCCTTAcagctccctgctgcccttGGCCCTCAGTTTGCACTTTCCTGGCCCAGTGCCAAGCTTCATTCCATGAAATTCTGGGGAAGGCATGATGTGTTGTCTCAAAAATACTACTCACAGGGCACCCTGTCCTTTCTTCTGGACGAGCCACCCTCCTGGGGTCCCACCGAGACCTGCCACAGGGAGCTGCAACCTTTCCTTGCCATGCTGTGACCTGGCAATTTAGTCCAACTTGTTCTAGCAGGGCTACCATCCTGACAGCCCCACAAAGGACCCAGCACTCCCACCTGAGAAAGCACCATGGGTCTTCCTTCTTCCATGGACCCCACTCCACTCTGGTGGGCAGGGGATGATGGAGGTGAGCTGGGCATCTCCTCTGTCACTCTCTGGTGGGCGTTCGCTGGATAGGACATTTCCCCTTGCACAAAACTTGTCCCATCCCTGAGAGCACTGGGACTTGGCCACTGCTGGCAGTGGGACTGGTGGGCCAGCTCTCAGGAGAAGGAGAGCCCTCACTGCCCTATTGAGATGGCAGAATTTCCCAAAGTAGGTCAGGTTAATTTTTTAACGCGTGCAGATTTGCTTGTTACCATGGATATTGCTCAATTATACACCAATAATCCCCCATGAGAACTTCACTGTCGCCGCTTCTgtcctcccccccaccccttcttccccctttttctctttgtgtatTCCCAGGGAGGGGTAAGCATGCGCTGAGTGtctggggtgggggaaggagaCCAGAGccagatgaagaaaaatgggGGTTAGGCATTCAGGAGCCTGTGGTGGGGTGGTGGGAGGGCaaggagggcaaggagggtgTAGCTCAAGCTGTGGAGCAGCTCCACTCTGACCAGAGCCCCCCCTACCCAGAGCGTGGGACCCTGGCCATGGCTTCATCCCTCTCTCCCATCTGCTGCTTGAGGGTGGCTAAAGGAAACACCCTGCTTCCAGTGGACTGAAGGCTTTGGGGGAACAACCACTCTCCTGCATCCATGCCCAGCAGCTtcctgggggctgcaggacctGCGGTTGTTTTGCAGTGGAGGCTCCCCCAGGCTGGTGGTCTCCTGGAGCTTTCCCAAGCGGCCAGCACCCAGTTTGGCAGCAGAGATCATCCCCGGAACTTGTGGGAGCTCCGGCACTGTGGGACACCCCTTGCTGGGAGAGTGGTGGGGTGCCACAGGATCCCTCCCCATCGGTATCTGCAAAGCCTTCGAGGTGCCTCCCCCTCCATGCCATCCCTTCGGTTTGCTCTGTGGGCTCCTTAAACCTTCAGCAGTGCAGGAAGTGAGCGTGGCAGGAGGCAAGAAAAATATCCTGCTGtacgttttttttttcctaatgctaacttttttcctttgggtAGAACTGGGTCACTCGAGGGGTGACAGAGTAAGAGCATCATTGCCTGGGTACTGCATCCTGTTGCCATGGTGACCCGAGAGCTGCATCAGtcaacagctttaaaaatgtgacagTTGAGTGAGGCTGAAGATTTTAATGAGGACAGACACTTGCTCGCTTAGTTTCGATAACCGAATACTCTATAAATAACCACTGGATGAATGGTTGGGGTCGCTGGAGCACATTTGCGACGCGTGGCTGGGGTGCTCcccttcccagggcagagcTCCAGGGTGGGAATGTGGGTGGGGGCCACCTCAGAAATTGTGGGAGGGGTGGATGCAAAGCAGATGGTTCTTTTTTCCACTCTCTTGCCCAACCCAGGGGACAAGGTGACACGATTGCAATCAGGGAGCGCAGAGCCAGGAACAGGCTTGGGTTTCCAAGGTATGGCCTAAACCACCTGCCCTCTGATGTTGGCCACTGTAGCTGTGGGGTGTGACAGGGTCACCCTGGCCACTGCTGCTACGGTGTGCCTTCAAGAATGCAAACCTAGGGAGCAAACTGAGCTTGCTAAAGAGGAGAATAACTCTTGCACTGGGCTCTTGCAGGAGTGGGTGAGTCATAAGCAAGCTCCCAAACCTCAACAGCaagcccagagaagttgtggggCTCAGGAAAGCAAAGCCTGGTAGTGCTGAGGCAGGTGTGGGAGGCTTTGAATGGCTCAGCAGTGCTGCTTGCATCCATTGGTGCTCTCAGCACCCTCATTTGGTCCCAACCACAACGGGTGTGTGCTGTGCCGTGCCCCAGTGCTGTCTCCCACCAAGGGCTGACAGTGCAGGAGGCAAACCTGCAACTTCCATTTTTTGATCCCATGCCAAAACCAGTCAATCCAGCACCTTGAGGAAGGAGCTGCCGcctccagcagccctgctggaCCCATGTGGGAGCGGGATGTTTGCTGGGACAGCTGAAGGCATCCCAAGGGCAACAGTGTAACGTTTAAAAGCAAACTGTAAATATAAAGCCTCTTCAACTTGCTTTTGCTGCAGCTCCCACGCTGCCTTCCTTTGCACTGCCACCACTGTGTCCTGCTAGGACCTGGTTGCAGTGCACGTTGCACCCGTGGGTACCCAGTGCCCTTGAGAGGTGCCAGGGCTTTGCAGGCAGAGGGGCTGGTGCAGGGGGCAGTGGCATTTCTGACGATGGACACTTCCCATTTGCTGCCCTGGTACCGCCCGTGCCCAGCGTGAGTCCCTCCTGCTGCCAAAAATATGCTCCTGGCTGTCTTGTGACTGCGGCGGTGTCACCACGGCAGTGTCACTGTGCTGGCTCGGGGACCTTCAGTTTGTAGCAACATGGAAAGTACTGACGCAGTGTCACTGACTCAGAGATGGGCCACAGCAGCATGTTCTGGACTTGGTCCAGCACCCCAAGATAGCTGGGAGCTTTTCCATTGCAGCCAGTGAGGACTGGAACTGACCCCTGAGGAATGGCAGGTGCCAGCCCCAGGTCTGCCGTTCTCTCTTTCGACTCTGGTAGCTGCCAGATAGGTGCTGGCAAGGGGCTAGTGGCGTGGGGAGGAATGTCagtgtggggcagagggacagGTCATAACGCTCTGCCACACAGGCAGCGGTGGCAGACAGTGGCTCGGTGGCACCTGCTACACATCCAGCCTGGAGACAGCCACCGGCATCATCCTCCTCTGCTGGTCCTGCTGTAACCAGGGCGactcttctcctttccaggtGTCTCTTAAAAATGGTCAAGGAGAATCTTGTAGTCCCTGAGGAGATCTTGAGCTTCTGTTGCAATGGCCTCCAGGTACCCCCCACACTGTGCAACTAACCCTGGGGCTCCCCGTGATGCCGGTGGCTACTAACCAAGGCAACGCCAGGCAGATGTCACCTGtgcccagagctgctcccagctccgCACTGGCTCTGGCTGCATCTGCTCCACCCAAGTTCCCTGTTGGCATCCCCAGCCTCTTACTGGTTACGATGGGGTCAGGGCTGTTCCTGTGGGGTGCCAGCTTTCTCCctaaaattcagaaatgtcaAGCACTGGGAAAACGAACGTCAGGAGCTCCGGCCAGACTGGCTGCTTGCTTTGCAGCAGGCTGCTCTGGAGCTCTTTGCATTGCTGGCTCGTGCCTCAGAGCCTGCTGGCTTCCCGAAATAGCTCTGTGGTACTTGTGCAGGCACCTCAGCGCGCTGGGAAACAGCACAGGAGGTTCACAAAGGGGTTTGGAGTCTGCGGGAGGGGCTCCGATGGCCTGGGTTTCGTTgttgtggggtgggggggcctTTGCCGTCAGCCTGGCTTGCCGTGTTCGCCACCGTCTCTGCTAAGCTGAGGTTTGTGCCGTTCCTGGGATGTCGTATACCAGTAGCTATGGAAACAGGTTAGACCCGCTAGGGAAAAATGCTATTCTGAGATGCGGTGAGATCAGGGTAGTCGGGAAAGCTTCGTTTTCAGCATAAACCCATCTTTAAAAGAAGCTGGGCAAAccaaagggcaaagaagctgCTGCAACAGGGCTCTTGAACAAGAGCTGTAAATGGGAGACACAGTGAGGGCAGAAAGCGGAAGGAAGGGCTGTAATGAAGCCCAGACGGCTCCTCATGTCTCCTCAATTACTCACCGGGCTAACTGAGTTCACCCCCTTGTGTAACACAGCTCACTTGACTTCTAATCAGCTATTTTTTCTGTCGGCATAGTCGCAATAccagccttctcttccagcCCACCTCCTGCTGGGGTGGTAGGCAGGGGTGGCTCTGTGCCCAGCAAACTAAGAAGCCCATCAGAACTGTATTTAACTGCACAAACAACTGCAAACCAAGGatgttttcccttccctctgcttgCCCCAGCCaggaaaaactgcttttcttgtttcctttggcAGAGGGAGGTGTTGGTGGAAGGTGTGGAGCGTTGCTGCATGCCCAGCCATGGGTGCAAGCCCTGGGAGCACAAAACTTTTGTTGCTGCATCCTAAGAATgaagcagctgggagagcaaaatttcttcccaaagaATGATTGACTTTGGGAGGGGGGTTTGCATGGTTTTCAGGAAGAAGCGGTGGGGCTGGGTGACAAATGGCCTGGAAGCCTGCACTGATCACCCACAGAGATCTttttataggatttttttcattttggttgCTGCCATCACATCTTTGGCAAGGGCTGGGTCGGTTTTGGTTCTGCCTGGCACCGTGTGGGGCTGAGGTCCTGCTGGCTCTGCCTGGTGACTGCACGGGCCACTGTTTTCTTGGTGGATTTTCTGCCATTTGGGTAAATAGAGCTCTTGTTCCTCACAGGGCTCGACCTCTCCGCCACGTGTCTGGGAGCcggggaagcaggaggaggtgCCAGAGGCCATGGCGAGCCCTTTGCCTCCCTGCAACCCCACCGAGGTGCAGATGAGCCAGCTGGTCCTGCCCTGCCACACCAACCACCGTGGTGAGCTCAGCATCGGCCAGCTGCTCAAGTGGATCGACACGGCCGCCTGCCTCTCTGGTAAGCCACCCTCTGCCACCAGAGCCATCGTCCTGCcaggctgggagggaagggACCTGGCGGTGTCCTTGGGAGCCAGCTTATCGGTGGcatgcccagcggtccagcacTGTCCCTTGGAGCTGACGCCAGCTGGGGACCTCATTGTACCATTTTTCCGAGTAATTAGATAGCGAACAAGAGCAGGACAAGAGGGGGAGGAGACATGCGCTGCAGCACGCAAGCTTGCTTGGGGACAGATCAAAATTGATGTCTGCTTTTTCCCAAACGCCTCCCTTTTCCCAGCCTGGTGTGCAGGGCACGGCAAGACTGGACCGGTGACGTTGCTGGCATCCCGGTAGCGACCAGGGAACTCTGCCAGATGGGGCTGAGCAACTCCACTCAGTGAGAAGCAATGGAACTCACAGGATCGGCTGCTCTGCCAAGCACGCTGTGGGTGGCCGAGCACAGAGAGGTTATGACAGGAAAAAGGGTGCAGTTTTACAGTTTGATGAGGTACATAGGGCAGTTTTGCAGCTCAAGATTCTTGGAGTCccaagggaaagctggaatggTAAGACAGCTTTAAAATACTTGCTGTGTGTAGAGAGATGATATCAGCTGCCTGtgcatccctgcagcagctgaaagcatcaagggaaggcaaacaGCAGGGCAGCTTGCCTCCTAGGTACAGCGCACTCTCCAAAAATGTAAGACACTGGCAAACCCGCACTGCTATGGAGAGGAGAAACCCCAGACCCTGCTCTCATTCCCTGCAAACATGGCAGGGAAAGGGACACCGACCAGAGTTTCTCTGGTGTCACAAGACAGCGTCTGCAGGGCAGAGGAACACGCGTGCCCATTACATGCTCAGCGTGTTGCTGCAGGTAGCTGATgtagtttgtttttcctttgcagctgaGAGACATGCCGGCTGCCCGTGTGTCACAGCTTCCATGGATGATATCTATTTCGAGCACACCATTAGGTAAATActctctgctccagcagggcATGCGCAGGGGAGGCCGATAGGGTTTTTCCCATCTGCCGGGTGCAATGTGGGTGGTGGGACTGGAGCCAGGACAGGGAGCAGTGTGCTTGGAGGGGAGGAGATGCAGTGGCAGTGACAGGCTTGCAGGGCAGCCAGGGACTGAGGCTACGTCTCCACTGAGGGGCTGCGGACCTGCTGTCTGCTCTGATTTATCTGCTGTCTGGTTGCCTGGGGAGCTCCTGCTGGGTTGGCTTCCCAGTATTTTCCCTGACCCCAGCTCCTCCCCGACTTTGTTCAAGGAACAACTCTGTGCTCTGGGAAACTTAAATCTTACAAATGGTGCCTCTGTAGCAGCCACGTGGGCAGCTGCTTTGTGGCGGGGATCATCCACACACCCATGGGGCACCTGGGGGAAGAAGAGCATTGCCTCCCTGGGTGTCCCTTTGTGAGATGCACCAGGGTGAGCTTTGCCCAGTCCAACTCCCCTCCCAGGCTTGTCCGGGAATACCTGGAGTGCTGCCCACCTTGACACACAGCCCCTGTGCCGCTGCTTTGCAGGGGACAACATGAGCATTTCCAACGGGTTAGGTCGTACATGGCCAGGGTGGTCTCCCTGCTTACCACCCCCAGTAAACCCAGGTGCTGCCAGCTGCCTTTATTCATCTCTCGGAGCCCCCATTTCCCTCATGCAGGGGGATGCCCGTCTTCCTCCACCCTGGGTACCATCCAGGGTGGAGGGTTCCACAGGGTTTTGTTGCACCCAGGGTTTTGTTGTGTCCATGTGTCAGCAGTAGGGGGTTTTGCACCCCTGTTCCTTGAGGTCCTGCTGGCCAAAGGCTTGGCCTGATGAGCAAGCCGTGCAGTGTAGGATCTGTGCTGCCTAGCTGCTCCTTACTGTGTGGGTCTGGCTGCTGGTGCCGAGATCAGCTGTGGGTGCCCGGGGCTGGCGCTGGGGTCTCAGGTTGTGACATGATTTGTTTGGCGCTGGGAAGTTCCACTCACTTTTGTATTTCACTGCCATCCCCAGGAAATGCTAAACTCCCTCTTTCACCATCTCACATTTTGGTGCTGGCAGGTCAGCGAGAATGAGCTGACCATCACCCTGTGGCTTGACTGTGCCAAAGTCACGGTGTGGGGATGTGGCACAGCCCTGTGTGACACCAGCAGAGGTGGCACTGTAGGGGCTGATGCTCTGCATTGTGTGGCTCATTGAGTATCATGCCTAGCACCACACGGCTGCCCCTTTGCCCAGGAAGCTTTTCTCCGTGGGTTTTGGAAGCAGGAGGATGGACCTGAGCCCTGCTCCAGAGCATTAAATCAAATGCTGCAAGGCATTCACCCCTCTGGGCACCGCTGCAAGGGATCAGGTGTTTGTGCTGCTCCTGGCTCAGACCCCGCTTGCTGTGGTCCAGCATAATGCTCTGCACATGGGAATCTCGTGCAGAGCTGTTAGAGGGCAGAGGCAGCTGCGGGCAGTGTTTGCTGTCTGCTGTCTTCCTTGCCCAGCTGTTTGTGCTTTCAGCCACCCTCCCTCTGCAAAGGAgaggcccccaaaccatctcGGACTTAAAAACTCACCAGCTGGGCATCAGATGCTCCCCATCCCTCAGCCCTGTCCTGTAGAAGTGCGACCTCCCAGGAGGGCTGCAAGTGGATTCATGTGGCTTTTATGGCACCAACTTGTGCTGTTTGATAAGGAGAGAGAGGATAAAGTGTTTTGGGGGTTGTAATATGGGCAGACAGGCCTGCCAGCATGCCTGCCTGGACCGCTGCTATTGTACACCCCTTGCTGCAAATCCAGCCAGAGCATCCATGCTCCAGCCTCTCTGTGCCTCTGCTCTCAACATCTCTAACCCTTTCCccatcttgctttttcttttcacaccAGCCAGTCGTATATaaaccctcctgggcagcaggacGGGAAGAGCGGTGTCTGGTACGGAGGTTTGCAGCCCTAGAGCAGCTGGCCTAGCATAGCGCTGCCGTGAGTTGGGAGCATTAACCCCACTGACATAGCACGGCCTGGAAGGTGCACGGAGGCTACTCACATAACCCCACTAACGTTTTGACAAGCCACAGCGGGTGCAGAGTTGCCACTGTGCCCGGGATCCTTTCTAGGGGACAGCCAGGGGCATCGTCCCAGCCTTGTGCTGCCCCTGCTCCAGCCAGAGCCAACGTGCGAAGCTTGTCAAACAGCCAAGATGATTATGGTCATTTGAAGCCAGAAGTGATGTGTGGGGGCAAGGGGAAAGTTACGGTGCTCAAGCACATGCTGACTCCTCCTCATTTCTAGTTTTGAGCCCTCTACAGTGCAAAACCTGCAGTGGCAGTCCTAGGGCTTATTTCTCCACTGAGTTTTCTAGCATTGGTCTCTTTTAAGGGATGAggaatatttcttatttaataaaGCATTTGTTAAAGACTCTCTTTCCTGTTGGGGTTACCCATAAGCTGCATTTGCTTATTTGGTTGGTAGTGGCCTGGAGTAGGTTAGGCTGCAGAGCTGaagctgtttctgtgtgtttacTCTGAAGCATACTGAAGGCGCAGAGGAGAGCACCTGGATTCTGCGAGCAGCAGTGTGCTGCCAGCAGATGCGTCATCTAAGAGTTGGTGCAAAATGTCCCTGGCACGATCCTGCCTCCTGGCATCTCCCAGCATCCCAAAGCGTCCATTGCTGGGAGGCCCTGGAGAGGAGAGACAGGAGCAGTCCAGGTGCCTGCAGCTTTAGGGCTGTTGCTGCTGGTCGAGGGCCTGTGGAGAGGCCCCACGAGTGCCCCATTGTGCAGGACAATGCGTGTGAGGTCAGAGGAGCCGTTTGCTCTGGCAGGAGCATGCATGCCCACATGGCAGGGGGTAGAAAGCAAGCCTCAGGCACCTCTGCACCCCTCCTGGCAGCACCCTGGACCTCGGGACCCGTTTGCACACAGATGCTCAAAGGTGACATCTCACCACTGAGCTGTACACCTGTAGGCTCCCACATCTATGGAGATCCGTGTCCTGCTGGCCATCCCAGCGTGTCCCCACTGTCCCAGGCAGCCCCTACCACTGCAGGTGGTGAGCTGGAACTCTGTGGCACCTCAGTGAGGAGCCCCTCGGTGCCCACACGTGTGCTGGGTAACCACAGGCTGTCATCCCACAGTAACCCCTGCGcgctttctcctctttctgtctttcagcgTTGGGCAAGTTGTCAACATCAAAGCCAAAGTGAACCGAGCCTTTAACTCCAGCATGGAGGTTGGTGTGACACCCCCAGGCTTCACCCCAACCCCTGTCCCTATCCACTCACCGTGTGCCCGTCCCCACCTGTCATGCACGCCTGTTCACCGTGGTGAAATATCCAAATCCTCCAACTGTTCCCAGCTTTAATCCCAAGTGCTGATCCCTTCCTGATGGTCTGGCAGGGGGTGCTGGGTAGGATGTGGGTGCCCAGGGAGCAGAGCCTGCTCTCAAGGGTGCTGTGCCTTTTCCAGGTGGGCATCCAGGTGAGCTATGAAGACCTGTGCAGCGGGAAGCACTGCAGCATCTGCAAGGCGTACGCCACCTTTGTGGCACAGAGCCCTTCTGGCAGCAAGGTGAGTGTCGGCAGCTCAGGTGGCCCCTGCACAAAGGAAGTGGCCTCTGGAGGGAGAGCCAGGCTGAGCTGGGCTTTTCTTCATGGCATGTGCCGtcgctttcatagaatcataggatcatagaatcaccaggttggaaaagacccaccggatcatcgagtccaaccactcccatcaatcactaaaccatgaccctcagcacctcatccacccctcccttaaacacctccagggaaggtgtgccccctccctgggcagcctgttccagtgcccaatgaccctttccatgaaaaagctTTCTAGCTATTTGCACATGATAGGGTCAGTGACCCCTTATCCCATGTGTGTTAGTGCAcaatggggtgctgggggtcttGGCCCCGCTCTGGGTGTGGAGGACACCTGCCCACTGTTGCCATTTCCTCCTCTGTgctcagggagggcagggatgtaACTCCCTGTCGGTGCTGTGGGACGGCTCCTTGGCATCTGTGGTGATTCCTGCTGTATCACACCTCCCAGGGGATCCCTATCTGGCTATTGGAGCTCTTTGCCTTCCGGCCCCTCCATGAGCAGCTATAAGATAGCCtaggaggagcagagctggctccaacaCACACATGGTGGGATGTGGGAGTGTGTGCCGGCATCCTAAGGAGCTTCACCTGCAGCAGGGCACCCATGTCCACTTTGTAGGTGAAGCTGAAGCCGCTGACCCCTCagacagaggaggagaagatcGAGTACAGCATCGCTGCCGAGCGCCGCCGCATGCGGCTCGTCCACAAGGACACCCTCAAGGACCTCCTCACCCGCAGCGCCCGTGAAAGTGGTACCGTGTCTCACAGCCTGGGCTTCCAGCCTCCCCTTCCATCACCCACCAGTAACATCCTCCTCCTTCGGTGGGAtgctgggagggaaggagggtgATCACCAGGGAATCCTCTGGCTGGCTGTGCAGGGGTAAGGATCAGCCCCACCACTGGGACTCCACgccaggaggaggtggaggttgGTGTAGTTGGGGGGCGGCCATGGGGAGCGGAGGCAAAGGCTGGTGGGGGGCTGCGAGCGGCTGTCCCGCTGGCTGACCGGCACGTTCAACCCTCTTGTTCTGCCGTGGCAGAGCTGGAAACGCGGGATGGCAGTGTGGTGGTGCCGGCGGAGAAAACACGAGTAGAGAGCGTGGAGCTGGTGCTGCCCCCACACGCCAACCACCAGGGCAACACCTTTGGTGGGCAGATCATGGCCTGGATGGAGAACGTGGCCACCATCGCAGCCAGGTGACCCGGCGGGGggttcagtgtgtgtgtgtggtgcgCCCGGAGGGGACACACAACCAGGGAAGCACCTGGGTAGACCACATATGGGTTGTAGGACATGTCCAAAGGGACGGTTACCAGCACATCTCCTCTGTGTGAGGGAGGCCCACAGGTATATGGTGCTGGAGGACCCCAGGAAATGCTTCACACTCACTGGGGTCTGCATATTGTCCCTTCTCATGGCTGGTTTTGGCAGCTGAAATCCAGGGGTGACATTTTTGGGGGTCTCCTTGGTGTGGGCTTGGTTGGGGAGGGTGTGCAGGGCTGCCAGGCTGCCGTGGCCAGGAGGTAACACCTTACCCGGCTTCAGCCGACTGTGCCATGCCCACCCCACGCTGCGGGCTATCGAGATGTTCCACTTTCGGGGACCATCGCAAGTTGGGGACCGCCTGGTGCTCAAAGCCATCGTCAACAACGCCTTCAAAAACAGGTGGGTGCCGGCAGCggggggtccccatcccacTCTCCCACTCTTCCTACCCTCACCCATTCTTGTCTCCCCTTTACCCAGCATGGAGGTGGGGGTCTGTGCCGAGGCTTACGGCCAGGAGATGTCTGTCAGCCGAAGGCACATCAACAGCGCCTTCATGACCTTCGTTGTGCTGGACCAAGAAGGGCAGCCCCGCACTCTGCCGATGGTGGCACCTGAGCCAGGGGTAAGAACGGGAATGCCTCACTTTTCCCCACCACAGTGTCATGGGACCCCTGGGAATCCTGCTTAGCCCCAAGGGGCTCTCAGattcacagcaaaacaaatgcaGTTTTATGATGATGGAAATGAAACTGCTCAATAGCAAGTGTATTAATTTGGTTGCTCAGTTTAcataataacaaaataaaccagTTGCTCGTACAGGGATGGAGATGTATTAGCCACGCAAGTCCTAACAATACTGCCTGCAAGTTTGAGCTCATCTTTTCTATAATTTAGGGAAAAGGATGCAAAGCTTTTAGGTTGTTTTTACCTTTGAAAGCATTCTAATCCATAACTTGCTTGGATCcaaatatttgagaaaaatctGTCACTGGAACACGGCAATAAAAAACCCGCCCGCGTGTCTTGGGGCACACACTAGCGTGAGCGAGCAACAGCATCACTTTTGTCTTGGCTGATCTGTGCCCACCTACCTGATTTTTTTGTGCCTTAAAACTAGGACTCTTCCCTGACCCTGCGGGAAATCATCTCACAGCCAGAGCCAGACACCATGAAACTTCCTCTCTGCCTGCTTTAAAGCACTGTGCTAGTGCTTTCTTTGAAATAAGCTGCTTTTTGGGGGGTTTATTTCCCCAGGAAGGAATATTTGCAGTGCTAGAGGACATGATTTGTGTTTCAGCAGCTgtttgcagctctgcagctgcagcaaggGGTTTTTCTTAATGTGTCGATGCCCACCGCTTGATCACAGCGAGCAGTAGTGATGCTGAAATAGCTCACAGTTAATCACTAACcactgctgccagcacagcctgtGAGTGGAGGGGCTTTTCACTGCTGAACATTTCACCCATTCCTAGAAAGATACCTGGGTttccctgcacacacacacagcctttTCCTATTAacataatgtttttttcccatttatcaggatggagagaggaggtACAGAGAAGCCagtgctaggaaaaaaattcgGCTGGACCGGTGAGTGAAAAAAGCTGgaaggatggaggagggaggagag is part of the Phaenicophaeus curvirostris isolate KB17595 chromosome 8, BPBGC_Pcur_1.0, whole genome shotgun sequence genome and encodes:
- the ACOT11 gene encoding acyl-coenzyme A thioesterase 11 isoform X2; translation: MAGASPRCLLKMVKENLVVPEEILSFCCNGLQGSTSPPRVWEPGKQEEVPEAMASPLPPCNPTEVQMSQLVLPCHTNHRGELSIGQLLKWIDTAACLSAERHAGCPCVTASMDDIYFEHTISQSYINPPGQQDGKSGVCVGQVVNIKAKVNRAFNSSMEVGIQVSYEDLCSGKHCSICKAYATFVAQSPSGSKVKLKPLTPQTEEEKIEYSIAAERRRMRLVHKDTLKDLLTRSARESELETRDGSVVVPAEKTRVESVELVLPPHANHQGNTFGGQIMAWMENVATIAASRLCHAHPTLRAIEMFHFRGPSQVGDRLVLKAIVNNAFKNSMEVGVCAEAYGQEMSVSRRHINSAFMTFVVLDQEGQPRTLPMVAPEPGDGERRYREASARKKIRLDRKYVVSCKQTEVPLSVPWDQSNKVYLSYNNVSALKTLVAKTNWALAREKEKVRMYTLEEDKFLSFRIEMSVHIAASRAFFLLSDLRRRHEWDSHYASAEIVQQVDDDDMIYHVVSQTLSCENKPQDFVILASRRKPCSKGDPYVVAFRSVTLPTHPASADFTRGETLCSGFCIWLESEETSKVAYYNQATPGYLNYVTTNVAGLSSNFCATFEACEKFLLKNKDDLIVRL
- the ACOT11 gene encoding acyl-coenzyme A thioesterase 11 isoform X1; the protein is MLSFFWLRCLLKMVKENLVVPEEILSFCCNGLQGSTSPPRVWEPGKQEEVPEAMASPLPPCNPTEVQMSQLVLPCHTNHRGELSIGQLLKWIDTAACLSAERHAGCPCVTASMDDIYFEHTISQSYINPPGQQDGKSGVCVGQVVNIKAKVNRAFNSSMEVGIQVSYEDLCSGKHCSICKAYATFVAQSPSGSKVKLKPLTPQTEEEKIEYSIAAERRRMRLVHKDTLKDLLTRSARESELETRDGSVVVPAEKTRVESVELVLPPHANHQGNTFGGQIMAWMENVATIAASRLCHAHPTLRAIEMFHFRGPSQVGDRLVLKAIVNNAFKNSMEVGVCAEAYGQEMSVSRRHINSAFMTFVVLDQEGQPRTLPMVAPEPGDGERRYREASARKKIRLDRKYVVSCKQTEVPLSVPWDQSNKVYLSYNNVSALKTLVAKTNWALAREKEKVRMYTLEEDKFLSFRIEMSVHIAASRAFFLLSDLRRRHEWDSHYASAEIVQQVDDDDMIYHVVSQTLSCENKPQDFVILASRRKPCSKGDPYVVAFRSVTLPTHPASADFTRGETLCSGFCIWLESEETSKVAYYNQATPGYLNYVTTNVAGLSSNFCATFEACEKFLLKNKDDLIVRL
- the ACOT11 gene encoding acyl-coenzyme A thioesterase 11 isoform X4 codes for the protein MLSFFWLRCLLKMVKENLVVPEEILSFCCNGLQGSTSPPRVWEPGKQEEVPEAMASPLPPCNPTEVQMSQLVLPCHTNHRGELSIGQLLKWIDTAACLSAERHAGCPCVTASMDDIYFEHTISVGQVVNIKAKVNRAFNSSMEVGIQVSYEDLCSGKHCSICKAYATFVAQSPSGSKVKLKPLTPQTEEEKIEYSIAAERRRMRLVHKDTLKDLLTRSARESELETRDGSVVVPAEKTRVESVELVLPPHANHQGNTFGGQIMAWMENVATIAASRLCHAHPTLRAIEMFHFRGPSQVGDRLVLKAIVNNAFKNSMEVGVCAEAYGQEMSVSRRHINSAFMTFVVLDQEGQPRTLPMVAPEPGDGERRYREASARKKIRLDRKYVVSCKQTEVPLSVPWDQSNKVYLSYNNVSALKTLVAKTNWALAREKEKVRMYTLEEDKFLSFRIEMSVHIAASRAFFLLSDLRRRHEWDSHYASAEIVQQVDDDDMIYHVVSQTLSCENKPQDFVILASRRKPCSKGDPYVVAFRSVTLPTHPASADFTRGETLCSGFCIWLESEETSKVAYYNQATPGYLNYVTTNVAGLSSNFCATFEACEKFLLKNKDDLIVRL